One genomic region from Podarcis raffonei isolate rPodRaf1 chromosome 16, rPodRaf1.pri, whole genome shotgun sequence encodes:
- the LOC128403832 gene encoding T-box-containing protein TBX6L-like: protein MQAGPDSKTLPESLEASSPHSSIAVTLEDMDLWMKFHQVGTEMIITKSGRRMFPQCKIKVTGLIPYAKYLMLVDFVPMDSFRYKWNKDQWEVAGKAEPQPPCRTYVHPDSPALGSHWMKEPISFQKLKLTNNTLDQHGHVILHSMHRYKPRFHVMQADNLFSTHWSAFQTFSFPETVFTSVTAYQNEKITKLKIYNNPFAKGFREHGKNTRREGKVQKNSSAKGQKRTLMEGPTLGMEEPDLTGHENMEVKEESYAIPVANGSYPIWVSEQNSHPSSSAPAEPMSQGVEESARTTQEEQVPTPPPPPSSSLQAYRFHEAGEGSFSGALRDRVSLSEFRARPPQLDFAPVPEQDPKLADGSFATNLPPLPATLPPQDYSGMVAMAVDPAGKAGSRRPMYSPYAPDQSFSQWVVPPPTPYRPMSYSGFPTDYSTQGPSGHPPGAMADWSQYSLFPYACW, encoded by the exons ATGCAAGCCGGACCAG ATTCCAAAACTCTTCCCGAATCTTTGGAGGCCTCGTCTCCTCACAGCTCCATTGCGGTCACCCTAGAGGATATGGACCTCTGGATGAAGTTCCACCAAGTGGGAACAGAGATGATCATCACCAAATCTGGACG GCGGATGTTTCCCCAGTGCAAGATCAAAGTTACGGGCTTGATCCCCTATGCGAAGTATCTCATGCTGGTGGACTTTGTGCCAATGGACAGCTTCAGGTACAAG TGGAACAAGGACCAGTGGGAAGTTGCTGGGAAGGCGGAGCCGCAGCCTCCCTGCCGGACGTACGTCCACCCGGACTCCCCTGCCCTGGGCAGCCACTGGATGAAAGAGCCCATCTCCTTTCAGAAGCTCAAACTGACCAACAACACCCTGGACCAGCATGGCCAC GTCATTCTCCACTCCATGCATCGCTATAAGCCTCGCTTTCACGTCATGCAGGCAGACAACCTCTTCAGCACCCACTGGAGCGCCTTCCAAACCTTCAGCTTCCCAGAGACAGTCTTCACCTCCGTCACGGCATACCAGAACGAGAAG ATCACAAAACTCAAGATCTACAACAATCCATTTGCTAAAGGCTTCCGAGAACATGGGAAGAACACCCGCAG AGAGGGAAAAGTTCAGAAAAACAGTTCAGCCAAAGGTCAGAAGAGGACATTGATGGAAGGACCCACACTTGGCATGGAGGAACCAG ATCTTACGGGGCATGAAAACATGGAGGTGAAGGAGGAGAGCTATGCCATTCCAGTCGCCAACGGCAGCTACCCCATCTGGGTCTCGGAGCAAAACAGCCacccttcctcctctgcccctgCAGAGCCTATGTCTCAGGGGGTGGAGGAGAGTGCAAGGACCACCCAAGAAGAGCAAGTGCCAACACCTCCCccgcctccctcttcctccttacAAGCATACAG GTTTCACGAGGCTGGCGAAGGCTCCTTTTCGGGGGCCCTCCGCGACAGAGTATCTCTCAGTGAATTCCGAGCCAGACCCCCGCAGCTGGACTTTGCCCCAGTTCCTGAGCAAGACCCCAAACTAGCAGACGGCAGCTTCGCCACCAATCTCCCCCCACTTCCTGCTACTCTCCCTCCACAGGACTACTCTGGGATGGTGGCCATGGCTGTTGACCCTGCAGGGAAAGCAGGATCCCGGAGGCCCATGTACAGCCCCTACGCCCCTGACCAAAGCTTCAGCCAGTGGGTGGTTCCTCCACCGACACCCTACCGCCCTATGAGCTACTCTGGGTTTCCTACAGACTACAGTACACAGGGGCCCTCAGGCCACCCCCCAGGCGCCATGGCAGACTGGAGCCAATATTCCTTGTTCCCCTATGCCTGCTGGTAG